A genomic stretch from Caldalkalibacillus salinus includes:
- the dapD gene encoding 2,3,4,5-tetrahydropyridine-2,6-dicarboxylate N-acetyltransferase, whose product MKMMDANEIISFIQNSEKSTPVKVHIKGDLDSIDFGTNTKTFITGQVGTLFGEWKDIHEAIQANQDKIEDFVVENDRRNSAIPLLDMKNIHARIEPGAIIRDQVEIGNNAVIMMGASINIGAVIGEGTMVDMNVVIGGRGTVGNNCHIGAGAVIAGVIEPPSASPVVIEDEVVIGANAVILEGVRVGKGSVVAAGAIVTEDVPENVVVAGTPARVIKKIDDQTKNKTEIKAELRQLNQD is encoded by the coding sequence ATGAAAATGATGGACGCAAATGAAATTATCTCTTTTATACAGAACAGTGAAAAATCAACACCCGTTAAAGTACATATTAAAGGTGACCTTGATAGTATTGATTTTGGGACTAACACCAAAACCTTTATTACAGGTCAAGTAGGCACATTGTTTGGAGAATGGAAGGACATCCATGAAGCGATTCAAGCGAACCAAGACAAGATAGAAGATTTTGTTGTCGAGAACGACCGTCGTAATTCTGCTATACCCCTTCTAGACATGAAAAATATTCATGCCAGAATTGAACCGGGTGCCATCATCCGCGACCAAGTTGAAATCGGAAATAACGCTGTCATCATGATGGGAGCATCCATCAACATCGGTGCTGTCATCGGTGAAGGAACCATGGTGGATATGAACGTTGTGATCGGTGGACGAGGCACGGTTGGTAATAACTGTCATATTGGCGCTGGTGCTGTGATCGCTGGGGTTATCGAACCCCCTTCCGCTTCACCCGTTGTCATCGAAGACGAAGTTGTCATCGGTGCAAACGCCGTTATTTTAGAAGGCGTGCGCGTTGGAAAAGGCTCCGTCGTGGCAGCCGGAGCAATCGTCACCGAAGATGTCCCTGAAAACGTTGTAGTCGCAGGTACACCTGCCCGCGTCATCAAAAAAATCGATGACCAAACCAAAAACAAAACAGAAATTAAAGCAGAACTTCGCCAACTCAACCAAGACTAA
- a CDS encoding dihydrolipoyl dehydrogenase family protein: MPKKALVRSLEVFNTVKRADTFGVSTQDTKLEWKKVLERQRHIIGQFVDSKTPYLKERNVDVVEGTATFTDSHTIKVGEQAYSADKFLIGVGSKTRVLPIEGYGHTITSRDIFNLEVLPASMVMIGGGVISMEFAHILNAAGVDVTIVQRGPHLLTHLDTESAEYIERISEEKGMTVLTQATVTRIENVGHQKTVHIQKDGQDHQLKTDMVFMGTGRVPNVEGLGLEQAGVAYTEQGIEVNAFLQTKAEHIYAAGDCIGDLMLTPVAAYEAKLAMRNAYKGNHQKVDYAIIPHAVFTMPSVSGIGLTEKQANEQGIDYHVNKMPFKHSGTAIILGEKAGYAKILTDKQTHKVIGAHIVGHKADEMIHEFAIAMKGELTIHQMAELVQVHPTLSENLIELTFQGSQDLNTGHDI; the protein is encoded by the coding sequence ATGCCGAAGAAGGCCTTGGTAAGGTCTTTGGAGGTTTTTAACACAGTCAAACGAGCGGACACATTCGGTGTATCGACACAAGACACGAAGCTAGAATGGAAAAAAGTGTTAGAGAGACAACGGCATATCATCGGTCAATTCGTTGATTCAAAGACACCTTATCTAAAGGAACGCAATGTAGATGTCGTTGAAGGGACAGCAACTTTTACAGACAGCCATACAATTAAAGTGGGTGAGCAGGCTTATAGTGCAGATAAATTTCTCATTGGGGTTGGTTCCAAGACGCGCGTCCTTCCGATAGAGGGATATGGTCACACGATAACAAGCCGAGACATATTTAACCTCGAGGTGCTACCCGCCTCGATGGTCATGATTGGGGGCGGTGTCATCAGCATGGAATTTGCCCATATTCTAAATGCCGCTGGTGTGGACGTGACTATTGTGCAAAGAGGGCCACATTTATTAACCCACCTTGATACCGAAAGTGCTGAATACATTGAGCGCATCTCAGAGGAAAAAGGCATGACCGTACTGACTCAAGCGACCGTCACGAGAATTGAGAATGTAGGTCATCAGAAAACAGTACATATTCAGAAAGATGGACAAGACCATCAGCTCAAAACGGATATGGTCTTCATGGGAACAGGTCGTGTCCCAAACGTTGAAGGTCTCGGACTAGAACAAGCGGGTGTGGCGTACACAGAACAAGGAATAGAAGTCAACGCGTTCCTTCAAACCAAAGCAGAGCATATCTATGCAGCAGGTGACTGTATTGGTGACTTAATGCTTACCCCCGTAGCAGCATATGAAGCCAAACTCGCCATGAGAAACGCCTATAAAGGAAACCATCAAAAAGTTGATTACGCTATTATACCGCATGCCGTATTTACCATGCCGTCTGTTTCAGGCATCGGACTCACAGAAAAACAAGCCAATGAACAAGGTATCGACTACCATGTGAACAAAATGCCCTTTAAACACAGTGGTACAGCTATTATTCTCGGGGAAAAAGCAGGATACGCCAAAATACTCACCGATAAGCAGACGCACAAGGTTATTGGCGCCCACATCGTTGGTCATAAAGCGGATGAGATGATTCACGAGTTTGCCATAGCCATGAAGGGTGAACTGACGATTCATCAAATGGCTGAACTTGTCCAAGTACACCCGACGTTGTCCGAAAACCTGATCGAACTGACATTCCAAGGCTCCCAAGATTTAAACACAGGACATGACATCTAA
- a CDS encoding gamma carbonic anhydrase family protein yields MIYKLNGKKPTLHDSVYIAPGARVIGDVHIGKDSGVWFNAVLRGDEGPIRIGERTNIQDNTTCHLYEGYPLEIENDVTVGHNVILHGCKIKSGSLIGMGATILDGVTIGEKCFIAANTLIPPGKHIPDYSFVMGSPGKVVRECTEEDLEILRMSSDTYVENAKTFKANGITE; encoded by the coding sequence ATGATTTACAAGTTGAATGGAAAAAAACCAACCTTGCATGACAGCGTTTACATAGCGCCAGGTGCGCGAGTGATTGGGGACGTTCATATTGGAAAGGATTCAGGGGTGTGGTTTAACGCGGTATTACGAGGAGATGAAGGACCGATCAGGATCGGTGAACGGACGAACATTCAAGATAACACGACTTGTCATCTCTATGAAGGCTATCCCCTCGAGATTGAGAATGATGTCACTGTCGGACATAATGTGATACTACATGGCTGTAAAATAAAAAGTGGAAGCTTGATCGGGATGGGGGCGACTATCTTGGACGGTGTCACCATTGGTGAAAAATGTTTTATTGCTGCCAATACCCTCATTCCACCTGGTAAGCATATACCCGACTATTCTTTTGTGATGGGGAGCCCTGGTAAAGTGGTTCGTGAATGCACAGAGGAGGATCTTGAGATCTTAAGAATGTCCTCAGACACTTACGTTGAAAATGCCAAAACCTTTAAAGCGAACGGTATTACAGAATAG
- a CDS encoding N-acetyldiaminopimelate deacetylase has protein sequence MNPFIKIRRDLHQIPEPGFQEHKTQAYLLEYIHKLPQDHIEYTTWKTGILVRVRGKAPTQTIGYRADMDGLPIREETTYDFPSQHQGMMHACGHDLHMSIALGVLTHFASNPVDDHLLFIFQPAEEGPGGAEPMLSSEEFRIWKPNIIFALHIAPELPVGTIATKEGILFANTSELFIDLHGRGGHAAYPHLTNDMVVAASHLVTQLQTIVSRNVDPLDSAVVTIGTIEGGTKQNIIAEHARIEGTIRTLSMEAMQKVKQRIETIVHGHQLSFHCQMNIDYGANYCQVYNDTTLSREFIKWAQEQSNVKLIECREAMTGEDFGYFLKEIPGFMFWLGVETPFGLHHAKLEPQEEAIDVAINTITEYLQWKGTST, from the coding sequence ATGAACCCTTTCATTAAAATCAGACGAGACCTACACCAAATTCCTGAACCAGGATTCCAAGAACATAAAACCCAAGCCTATCTTTTAGAGTATATACACAAACTCCCCCAGGACCACATCGAATATACGACATGGAAAACAGGCATCTTAGTGCGAGTTAGAGGAAAAGCGCCAACTCAAACGATCGGTTATCGCGCAGACATGGACGGTTTGCCCATTCGGGAAGAGACAACTTATGATTTTCCTTCCCAGCATCAAGGGATGATGCATGCCTGTGGTCATGATTTGCACATGTCAATTGCACTCGGTGTTCTCACACATTTTGCCTCAAACCCTGTTGATGACCACCTCCTCTTTATTTTTCAGCCGGCGGAAGAAGGACCTGGTGGTGCGGAACCGATGTTGTCCAGCGAAGAGTTTAGAATTTGGAAGCCCAACATAATATTTGCCTTACACATTGCACCTGAGCTACCCGTCGGTACGATTGCGACCAAGGAAGGCATTTTATTTGCCAACACGTCCGAGTTGTTTATCGATTTGCACGGGCGGGGAGGACATGCAGCTTACCCCCATTTAACGAACGATATGGTGGTGGCGGCCAGCCATCTTGTGACTCAGCTACAAACGATTGTGTCCCGCAACGTCGACCCTTTAGATTCAGCCGTGGTGACAATTGGTACGATAGAGGGTGGAACAAAACAGAACATTATTGCCGAACATGCTCGGATCGAAGGGACCATTCGCACGTTATCGATGGAAGCGATGCAAAAGGTGAAACAGCGTATTGAAACAATCGTTCATGGGCATCAACTATCTTTTCACTGTCAAATGAACATCGATTATGGCGCAAATTATTGCCAAGTATATAACGATACAACGTTATCTCGGGAGTTTATAAAATGGGCGCAGGAGCAATCTAACGTCAAGCTGATTGAGTGTAGAGAAGCTATGACAGGTGAAGATTTTGGTTACTTTCTAAAAGAGATTCCGGGCTTTATGTTCTGGCTAGGGGTTGAAACACCGTTTGGTTTACACCATGCCAAATTAGAACCTCAAGAGGAAGCGATAGACGTA
- a CDS encoding dihydrolipoamide acetyltransferase family protein, which produces MYEMKLHDIGEGMTEGEVVQHLVQVGDDVEVDQPVMEVQTDKVCAELPSPVAGKVSEITVQVGDIVSVGSTILVIDEAAAGSQQPEQNTADSPHHIAQDDQDSHSNHQPPGDAALNSQERLRNVMAAPYTRKVARDYGIQIEQIKGTGPKGRITLTDVERHAHASDSSHLEVASAQEAVSLPLNDGAQVGNNQNPSPDHTVGETVQSVPSEGKVIPFKGRRKQIANKMTQSMFTIPHVTHFDKIDMTHLLKIKQEFEAQATTQTTHNLIEEDVKPTKISIMAFVLKAIAVSLQQHTIFNAKLNEDKEEIYLEPHVNLGVAVDSEEGLIVPVIPEVESKSILEINALMKQLTKKAQQNELSPQELKGGTFTVSNVGPIGSMFATPIINHPEVGLLAFHQMEDMPVVRNNEIVIRSILNFSMSFDHRVADGVAAVQFTNQIKHLLENPMQLFVHLK; this is translated from the coding sequence ATGTACGAAATGAAATTACACGATATTGGTGAGGGAATGACAGAGGGCGAAGTGGTCCAGCACCTCGTGCAGGTCGGAGACGATGTAGAAGTTGACCAGCCTGTAATGGAAGTCCAAACGGATAAAGTGTGTGCAGAGCTACCTTCTCCTGTGGCAGGGAAAGTGTCTGAGATTACGGTACAGGTGGGAGACATTGTCTCTGTCGGAAGTACCATCTTAGTGATTGATGAGGCTGCGGCAGGATCACAACAACCAGAGCAAAATACCGCTGATTCCCCACATCATATAGCTCAAGATGACCAAGATAGTCATTCCAATCATCAACCACCAGGTGACGCAGCACTCAACAGCCAGGAGCGTTTACGCAATGTGATGGCTGCACCTTATACACGTAAAGTCGCTCGAGATTACGGCATCCAAATCGAACAGATCAAAGGGACAGGACCCAAAGGGAGAATTACCCTTACAGATGTTGAACGGCATGCACACGCATCTGACTCTTCTCATTTAGAAGTGGCCAGTGCACAGGAGGCAGTATCATTACCTCTGAACGATGGGGCGCAAGTAGGGAATAATCAAAACCCATCACCTGACCATACAGTTGGGGAGACTGTACAATCTGTCCCTTCAGAAGGAAAAGTCATCCCGTTTAAGGGACGTCGCAAGCAAATTGCGAACAAAATGACACAGTCTATGTTTACAATCCCGCACGTGACACACTTTGATAAAATTGATATGACACACCTGCTAAAGATCAAGCAAGAATTTGAAGCACAAGCCACAACACAAACGACGCACAATCTTATAGAAGAAGATGTGAAACCGACTAAAATCTCTATTATGGCATTTGTTTTGAAAGCAATTGCTGTCAGTTTACAGCAACACACCATATTCAACGCCAAGTTAAACGAAGATAAAGAGGAAATATACCTCGAACCCCATGTGAATCTAGGGGTGGCGGTCGACTCGGAGGAAGGCCTCATCGTGCCTGTCATACCCGAAGTAGAATCCAAGTCTATCTTAGAAATCAATGCGCTAATGAAACAATTGACCAAAAAGGCGCAGCAGAATGAACTGTCCCCACAGGAGCTTAAAGGGGGAACCTTTACGGTCAGTAATGTTGGCCCTATTGGAAGCATGTTTGCCACCCCGATCATCAATCATCCGGAAGTAGGCTTATTGGCCTTTCACCAAATGGAAGATATGCCGGTCGTGAGGAATAATGAGATTGTGATCCGCTCAATCCTTAACTTTTCTATGTCCTTCGACCATCGAGTGGCAGATGGGGTAGCAGCCGTTCAGTTTACCAACCAGATTAAGCATTTGCTCGAGAATCCGATGCAACTGTTTGTCCATTTAAAATAG